From Candidatus Methylomirabilota bacterium, one genomic window encodes:
- a CDS encoding cyclase family protein gives MTRIVDLSMTVEECDSAPFAKEELYFKLRPIVRWEDKGFVSNMVEMTVHAGTHIDSPHHFFRDKPSVEQLPLDALMGEAVVLDLTFKGTANARITP, from the coding sequence ATGACGCGCATCGTCGATCTGAGCATGACCGTCGAGGAGTGCGACTCCGCGCCGTTCGCCAAGGAGGAGCTCTACTTCAAGCTGCGGCCGATCGTCCGCTGGGAGGACAAGGGCTTCGTGTCCAACATGGTGGAGATGACCGTGCACGCGGGCACGCACATCGATTCGCCGCACCACTTCTTCCGCGACAAGCCGTCGGTCGAGCAGCTGCCCCTGGACGCGCTGATGGGCGAGGCGGTGGTGCTCGATCTCACGTTCAAGGGCACGGCGAACGCCCGCATCACGCC